A portion of the Deltaproteobacteria bacterium genome contains these proteins:
- a CDS encoding flippase-like domain-containing protein, with the protein MVIKGWKKLPQGLRQTVGLLLKATLTFGAFYLLLNHAIEDESGKSVVIWDAIVEHMATIEMATFLPWVLLAAGIKVIGIFSSMVRWHLLLKGQGIRFNFGHIVGSFLIGRFLGTFLPSTVGLDGYKLYDAAKFSDRVIEPAAATAIEKVMGLSGIFLSFLVAFPLGYQVLGETAGAVAIIAVPLSLGVVLGLFTLLFKPVLVQWCLGIIPGLGSGKIADFVNRASEAASAYRGKGLLLAQCIGLSFLVHFTTAAMYYFTALAVGALSADFWQVVFASSIQIFATVISPFTIAGEGVREIVQALLLAKHIGTSQSILSAALGFWAAEALTLGGAVFWWIRKKDYKPRVVELEFKSSQDPVPSVGEAVPSCS; encoded by the coding sequence ATGGTGATAAAGGGCTGGAAAAAGCTTCCACAAGGCTTACGACAAACGGTTGGACTTTTGCTTAAAGCAACTTTGACCTTTGGTGCCTTTTACCTTCTTTTAAATCACGCCATTGAAGATGAGTCTGGCAAGTCCGTTGTCATCTGGGATGCCATTGTTGAGCATATGGCCACCATTGAAATGGCCACTTTTTTGCCCTGGGTCTTACTGGCCGCGGGAATCAAAGTGATCGGTATTTTTTCCAGTATGGTTCGCTGGCACCTTTTGCTGAAGGGCCAGGGCATTCGTTTTAATTTCGGACATATTGTTGGCTCTTTTTTAATTGGCCGGTTCCTTGGGACTTTTTTGCCCTCAACCGTTGGTCTGGATGGCTACAAACTTTACGACGCGGCCAAATTCAGTGATCGGGTGATTGAACCTGCTGCGGCCACGGCCATTGAAAAAGTCATGGGGCTTTCAGGGATTTTCCTAAGCTTTTTGGTGGCATTCCCTCTTGGCTATCAAGTTTTAGGCGAGACTGCTGGTGCAGTGGCCATTATTGCGGTGCCGCTTTCGCTGGGAGTGGTCCTAGGGCTTTTTACCTTACTCTTTAAACCGGTATTGGTGCAGTGGTGCCTGGGTATCATTCCAGGTCTTGGGTCCGGCAAGATTGCTGATTTTGTAAACCGTGCCAGTGAGGCTGCTTCAGCTTACCGGGGCAAAGGTCTTCTCTTAGCGCAGTGTATCGGGCTCTCATTTTTGGTGCATTTTACAACGGCGGCTATGTATTACTTTACGGCTTTGGCGGTGGGCGCACTTTCGGCAGATTTTTGGCAGGTTGTTTTTGCTTCTTCGATTCAAATTTTCGCAACCGTCATCAGTCCGTTCACCATCGCCGGAGAAGGTGTGCGAGAAATCGTTCAGGCTCTCTTGCTGGCCAAGCACATTGGTACCAGCCAATCGATTCTTTCGGCGGCTCTTGGCTTTTGGGCTGCAGAAGCCCTCACCTTAGGGGGCGCGGTGTTTTGGTGGATTCGCAAAAAAGACTATAAGCCTCGCGTTGTAGAACTTGAATTTAAAAGTTCGCAAGACCCGGTACCAAGTGTAGGCGAGGCTGTCCCGTCTTGTTCTTAA
- the arcC gene encoding carbamate kinase has protein sequence MSLVVIAIGGNSLIRSDETGTIQEQFKNARATMKQLVELVQAGFEIVLTHGNGPQVGNLLLRVEATAPDIVRLPLGICDADTQGGIGYMLQQVFQNQLALRGIHKTVVSLVTQVEVNPDDPELQNPSKPIGPFYSEEESKERIADRGWIMKEDAGRGYRRLVPSPKPLKIIELKAIKAILKEGMIPIAVGGGGIPVVRKGDILDGLDGVIDKDRASSLLASTLGADVLAISTGVSHVQIGFGTENARKLEKIKVSQLRELYEAGEFPPGSMGPKVEAALKFIDSGGAKVIITDPENLKDALEDRGGTRIFPD, from the coding sequence ATGTCTTTAGTTGTCATCGCAATAGGCGGAAATTCACTGATTCGGTCTGACGAAACCGGAACGATTCAAGAACAGTTTAAAAATGCCCGGGCCACCATGAAACAGCTGGTCGAACTTGTACAAGCTGGGTTTGAGATCGTCCTCACCCATGGCAATGGGCCGCAGGTCGGTAACTTACTTCTTCGTGTGGAAGCTACCGCTCCAGATATCGTGAGGTTGCCACTGGGAATTTGCGACGCCGACACTCAAGGGGGTATCGGCTACATGCTGCAGCAAGTGTTTCAAAATCAGCTGGCTCTTCGGGGTATTCACAAAACCGTCGTTAGCTTGGTGACCCAAGTTGAGGTGAACCCCGATGATCCAGAGCTCCAGAATCCCAGCAAACCCATCGGGCCTTTTTATTCCGAGGAGGAATCCAAGGAGCGTATCGCCGATCGAGGCTGGATTATGAAGGAAGATGCAGGCCGCGGGTATCGCCGGCTTGTTCCCTCACCCAAACCGCTCAAAATCATCGAACTCAAGGCAATCAAAGCCATCCTCAAAGAGGGTATGATTCCCATTGCGGTGGGAGGAGGCGGAATTCCCGTGGTTCGAAAGGGTGATATTCTCGATGGTCTTGATGGGGTTATCGATAAGGATCGTGCTTCATCTTTGCTGGCCTCAACCCTGGGCGCAGACGTCCTCGCAATCAGTACCGGGGTGAGTCACGTGCAAATAGGCTTTGGTACTGAAAATGCCAGAAAGCTTGAGAAAATAAAGGTTTCGCAGCTTCGTGAACTCTACGAAGCCGGTGAATTCCCACCGGGCAGCATGGGTCCAAAAGTGGAAGCAGCTCTTAAATTCATTGATTCAGGTGGTGCCAAAGTGATCATCACAGACCCAGAAAACCTCAAAGATGCCCTAGAAGATCGCGGTGGCACCCGGATTTTTCCAGACTAA
- a CDS encoding 3'-5' exonuclease: MTTRTLNLTRPIVCFDLETTGLETKTDRVVEISCVKIHTDMSRELLTLRINPQMPIPQAASAVHGITNEDVSNEPTFDMVAGRLADFLSGCDLTGFNLERFDLPLLRNEFVRARITFPDGPVNIIDAHKIFIKKEPRDLSAAYRFYCDKTLDNAHSAEADAVATADILLAQIARYEDLPMDPEGLQAFCKSKPKNALDPDGKIIWNTSGLAVLSFGKHRNRTLQQLASQEPDYLRWISGANFSDEVRGLCKGALEGQFPVQN; encoded by the coding sequence ATGACAACACGTACACTTAACTTGACCCGCCCCATCGTATGCTTTGACTTAGAGACCACTGGCCTTGAAACCAAGACCGACCGCGTGGTGGAAATCTCTTGTGTAAAGATTCACACCGATATGAGTCGTGAACTGCTTACGCTGCGTATCAATCCACAAATGCCCATTCCTCAGGCAGCCTCTGCTGTGCACGGAATTACCAACGAAGATGTTTCAAACGAACCTACCTTCGATATGGTTGCGGGCCGCCTCGCCGACTTTCTAAGTGGCTGCGACCTTACCGGATTTAATCTCGAACGCTTCGATTTGCCGCTGCTTAGAAACGAATTCGTTCGTGCGCGCATCACCTTTCCAGATGGTCCCGTGAACATCATCGACGCGCATAAGATCTTCATTAAAAAAGAGCCGAGAGACCTCTCAGCCGCATACCGGTTTTATTGCGACAAAACTTTGGACAACGCGCACAGTGCTGAAGCTGATGCCGTGGCCACGGCAGACATCCTACTCGCACAAATCGCGCGGTACGAAGACCTACCGATGGATCCTGAAGGGCTCCAAGCCTTTTGCAAAAGTAAGCCGAAAAATGCGCTCGACCCAGATGGTAAGATTATTTGGAATACCAGTGGTTTGGCCGTGCTCAGCTTTGGTAAGCACCGCAACCGCACATTGCAACAGCTGGCCAGCCAAGAGCCTGATTACCTTCGTTGGATCAGTGGTGCGAACTTTTCAGATGAAGTTCGTGGCCTATGCAAAGGCGCACTTGAGGGGCAATTCCCAGTTCAGAACTAA
- the smpB gene encoding SsrA-binding protein SmpB translates to MGKTKKKTALAASGEKLVCQNRKAFHDYSIGERFEAGLMLVGTEVKACRAGNAHLDEAFVQVIAGEAYLEHSYIGEYRQGNQFNHDTNRTRKLLLHGREIEKLWIKIREKGFTVVPISLYFKNGRLKVEIALAKGKDREDKRESLKARTAKREMDKVTRSLKRR, encoded by the coding sequence ATGGGAAAAACTAAGAAAAAGACGGCCCTGGCGGCTTCTGGCGAAAAATTGGTTTGCCAAAACCGTAAAGCGTTCCACGACTACAGCATCGGAGAGCGATTCGAAGCGGGTTTGATGCTTGTTGGGACCGAAGTGAAGGCGTGCCGAGCGGGCAATGCACATCTCGATGAAGCGTTTGTTCAGGTGATTGCCGGTGAAGCCTATCTAGAGCATTCGTATATTGGTGAATACCGGCAAGGTAATCAGTTCAATCACGACACAAATCGAACCCGAAAACTTCTTTTGCATGGCCGAGAAATTGAGAAGTTGTGGATTAAGATCCGTGAAAAAGGTTTCACGGTGGTTCCGATTTCTCTCTATTTTAAAAATGGTCGCCTAAAGGTCGAGATAGCATTGGCCAAAGGAAAAGACCGCGAAGATAAGCGCGAGAGCCTGAAAGCCCGTACTGCAAAGCGGGAAATGGATAAGGTGACCCGGTCGTTGAAGCGACGTTAG
- a CDS encoding universal stress protein produces the protein MTQTIDIKRILIPIDFSNTARLAFNEGLKMAAQHGADAFVLHVAEPIRAFDFGKQKYIETQEAIERVQEGVDRRIEELWQSGGLEAVDRRKVHMIVRGGRAHEEILATAEARETDLIIMGSSGASDKATAGSTSERVLRSAKCAVYFVRNPGY, from the coding sequence ATGACCCAGACAATCGACATCAAGCGTATTTTGATCCCCATCGACTTTTCAAACACGGCACGGCTCGCCTTTAATGAGGGCTTGAAGATGGCCGCTCAACACGGTGCTGACGCCTTTGTTCTGCACGTAGCAGAACCCATTCGTGCCTTTGATTTCGGTAAACAAAAATACATCGAAACCCAAGAAGCCATTGAGCGGGTTCAAGAAGGCGTAGACCGCCGCATCGAAGAACTCTGGCAAAGTGGCGGGCTCGAAGCAGTTGATCGACGAAAAGTACATATGATCGTTCGCGGCGGACGAGCTCATGAAGAGATCTTGGCCACAGCCGAAGCTCGTGAAACGGATCTGATCATTATGGGTTCAAGCGGCGCCAGCGACAAAGCAACCGCCGGTAGTACCAGTGAGCGGGTTCTGCGCAGCGCAAAATGCGCCGTATATTTTGTCCGCAACCCTGGCTATTAA